Genomic DNA from Carnobacterium inhibens subsp. inhibens DSM 13024:
CGCTTTGATTGAAGGTTCCGGGGTTAATCTGGATTTGCTAAATGAACTTGAACAAGAAGATGTTTTTGACGAATTCAATGCCTTTTTAATGTCAACTATTGGTGAAGGCGATACGGGAGAAGTGCAACAGTATTTAGATATGACGACGCCAGTCGCTTTTGACGACTATGTGTTGTATTGGAAGAAACGCTATTTAAAAGTAAAGGAAGAACAACCGATCAATCAAGCAAAGATTACCTTAATCGCAAGTTATGTGGATTACTATCAAAACTTACAATTGACGAATCAAATGAGTACAAAAAAGCATTTAATCGTGATACGACAAAAAATAAAGGATAAAAAACACTCGAGCCTTGAATTGGCTGCCACTAATCTTCATGAAAAAGTAACCCAATTTATCAAAACATTGGAGAATAGCCTAGAAAACTACGATATGGAAGCCAGGCAATTATCCTCTATGGAATGTCGGAAAACCCTGAAACACCTCATGAATTTTTCCAATCATTAAGTTAAGGCTTCCAGAAGGGAGGGGAAACGTGTGTATTTTGGAAAGAAACGCACCAAAGAAGAACGTGATCAATCA
This window encodes:
- the trsD gene encoding TrsD/TraD family conjugative transfer protein codes for the protein MFPFKINQRKKPIDDYIFRYEPKKLDTGKQTLQDMSLIQAQYQDFLITKTGYLVALIEGSGVNLDLLNELEQEDVFDEFNAFLMSTIGEGDTGEVQQYLDMTTPVAFDDYVLYWKKRYLKVKEEQPINQAKITLIASYVDYYQNLQLTNQMSTKKHLIVIRQKIKDKKHSSLELAATNLHEKVTQFIKTLENSLENYDMEARQLSSMECRKTLKHLMNFSNH